A genomic window from Streptococcus sanguinis includes:
- a CDS encoding ABC transporter permease, translating to MQNWKFAIGSILGHKMRSFLTMIGIIIGVASVVVIMALGDSITRRVNESFTKSQKNMRLVFSPKKSKDGSYTQTADLYSVNVEDESEEVVEPPKAQEAWVKELTHIKGVDGYYVTNSAMETFSYENKQAERVNFVGANMTYIQVKKYKIIAGRALRQQDYQGFASVVLLDEDLAANLFSSAEEAINKIVTVGASNYRVIGVYRDPETAAASGSMQVYGGNAITTNTLIAANFGVDEISEIVLRVNDTSLVPELGPKVAKKLTEIAGLQQGEYQVTDDSALYQEVQNIYGAMTGVIGAIAGISLFVGGIGVMNIMLVSVTERTREIGLRKALGATRGNILMQFLIESMILTLIGGLIGLLLAAGLASVLGSAMSQMLEGTPVTVSLPVSIVSLLFSATIGVLFGILPANKASKLDPIEALRYE from the coding sequence ATGCAAAACTGGAAATTTGCCATTGGCTCCATTCTTGGACACAAGATGCGGTCTTTCCTGACCATGATTGGGATTATTATCGGAGTGGCTTCGGTTGTGGTTATCATGGCCTTAGGAGATTCCATTACCCGACGGGTCAATGAGAGTTTTACCAAAAGTCAGAAAAACATGCGTCTCGTCTTTTCTCCTAAAAAGAGCAAGGATGGCTCCTACACACAAACGGCTGACCTCTATTCAGTAAATGTGGAAGATGAAAGCGAAGAAGTGGTGGAACCACCCAAGGCCCAGGAAGCCTGGGTTAAGGAATTGACCCATATCAAGGGAGTGGACGGCTACTATGTGACCAACTCAGCTATGGAAACCTTTAGCTACGAAAATAAGCAGGCTGAGCGCGTCAACTTTGTCGGTGCAAACATGACCTATATTCAGGTGAAAAAATACAAAATCATTGCTGGTCGTGCTTTGAGGCAGCAAGACTATCAAGGCTTTGCCAGTGTAGTGCTGCTGGACGAAGATCTGGCTGCGAACCTCTTTTCTTCCGCTGAAGAGGCAATCAATAAAATTGTGACAGTGGGTGCCAGTAACTATCGGGTGATTGGGGTTTATAGAGATCCTGAAACTGCTGCTGCATCTGGCTCCATGCAGGTCTATGGTGGTAATGCCATTACAACTAATACTCTCATAGCTGCCAACTTTGGAGTCGATGAAATTTCAGAGATTGTTCTTCGAGTGAATGATACTAGCTTGGTTCCAGAACTTGGTCCTAAGGTTGCCAAGAAATTAACAGAAATTGCTGGTCTCCAACAGGGAGAATATCAAGTGACAGATGATAGTGCCCTGTATCAGGAAGTGCAAAATATTTATGGTGCCATGACAGGAGTTATCGGTGCCATCGCCGGAATCTCACTCTTTGTTGGTGGTATTGGCGTTATGAATATCATGCTGGTATCGGTCACTGAGCGGACTCGTGAAATCGGACTTCGGAAGGCTCTGGGAGCGACACGTGGCAATATTTTGATGCAATTTTTGATTGAGTCTATGATTTTGACACTGATTGGTGGTTTGATTGGCCTGCTTCTAGCTGCAGGACTTGCGTCTGTGCTAGGCTCAGCCATGAGTCAAATGCTGGAAGGAACACCAGTAACGGTATCCCTACCAGTCAGCATCGTCAGCCTTCTCTTTTCAGCAACCATCGGTGTTCTCTTCGGAATCTTGCCGGCCAATAAAGCCTCTAAACTGGATCCAATTGAAGCACTGAGATATGAATAA
- a CDS encoding histidine phosphatase family protein codes for MKLYFVRHGRTEWNQEGRFQGASGDSPLLPTAVEELHSLGKHLAQTQFGKIYSSDLPRAVRSAEIIQEESQFPTEIVSVPELREWQLGKLEGAKISTIEAIYPHQMIAFRHNLSQFNHTFFDAESVYHTTHRTISFIKTLKGKDYEQVLIVGHGANLTASIRTMLGYDTPLLRKNGGLTNASITILETEDFENFELITWNNTDYLVEKAEN; via the coding sequence ATGAAATTATACTTTGTCCGACACGGAAGAACGGAATGGAATCAGGAAGGCCGATTCCAGGGAGCTAGCGGTGATTCGCCACTGCTGCCAACCGCCGTTGAAGAACTGCATAGCCTAGGAAAACATCTGGCTCAGACACAATTTGGTAAGATTTACAGCAGCGATCTCCCTCGTGCCGTTCGCTCTGCTGAGATTATTCAAGAAGAAAGCCAGTTTCCGACTGAAATTGTATCAGTACCTGAACTGCGAGAATGGCAGTTAGGAAAACTAGAAGGCGCAAAAATTTCTACCATAGAAGCCATCTATCCGCACCAGATGATTGCCTTCCGCCACAATCTCTCACAATTTAATCATACTTTTTTTGACGCTGAGTCGGTCTACCATACGACCCACCGGACCATTTCCTTTATCAAGACCTTAAAGGGCAAGGACTATGAACAAGTGCTCATTGTCGGACATGGTGCTAATTTAACCGCTAGCATTCGGACTATGCTGGGCTATGACACACCTCTCCTGCGCAAGAATGGCGGTCTGACCAATGCTAGTATCACCATCCTTGAAACAGAAGACTTTGAGAATTTTGAGCTGATCACTTGGAATAATACGGATTACTTAGTTGAAAAGGCAGAAAATTAA
- a CDS encoding aminoacyl-tRNA deacylase codes for MKKTLVEQILSKAKIEHRGLQLNALAEQPVDGLDRSQIYKTLALTGDKTGTLIGILPITEHLSEKKMAKISGNKKVSMIPQKDLEKTTGYIHGANNPVGIRQKHSFPIYIDQSALERDSIIVSAGEVGRSIEIRAQDLADFVQADFADLKENPSS; via the coding sequence ATCAAAAAAACACTGGTCGAGCAAATTTTAAGCAAGGCTAAGATTGAACATCGAGGTCTACAGCTAAATGCCTTAGCAGAACAGCCAGTCGATGGTTTGGACCGTTCGCAGATTTATAAAACCTTGGCCTTGACAGGAGACAAGACTGGCACACTGATTGGTATCCTGCCAATCACAGAGCATCTGTCCGAAAAGAAAATGGCCAAGATTTCCGGCAATAAAAAAGTCAGCATGATTCCCCAGAAAGACTTGGAAAAGACAACGGGCTATATCCACGGAGCCAATAATCCTGTCGGTATCCGGCAAAAGCATAGCTTTCCAATCTATATCGACCAGTCAGCTCTAGAGCGAGATAGTATCATCGTGTCTGCTGGCGAAGTCGGCCGCAGTATTGAAATCAGGGCTCAAGATTTGGCGGATTTTGTTCAAGCTGACTTTGCAGATCTCAAGGAAAATCCTAGCTCATAA
- a CDS encoding DUF368 domain-containing protein, translating into MKLEKENTMISWLNRIFKGMVIALGFILPGVSGGVLAAILGIYERLIHFLAHLKENFVENVLYFIPVGIGMILGIAAFSYPVNLLLDNYKVIVLWGFAGAIIGTVPSLIKESVAKSERDRIDILVFWVSLILSGIFLYSLNGMIGTLPANFLSFVLAGALIALGILIPGLSPSNLLLILGLYAPMLNGFRKLDLLGTFLPIGIGGALALILFSKLMDYILKNYYSRVYHFIIGIVLSSTLLILVPQAGNSESISYNGVSILTLVLAAFFFGLGTWLGLWMSQLEERYTNG; encoded by the coding sequence ATGAAATTAGAAAAGGAAAATACAATGATTTCTTGGTTGAATAGAATTTTCAAAGGAATGGTCATTGCACTTGGCTTTATTTTGCCGGGAGTTTCAGGCGGTGTTTTAGCAGCTATCCTAGGTATTTACGAGCGCCTGATTCATTTTTTAGCACATTTAAAGGAAAACTTCGTCGAAAACGTTCTCTATTTCATACCAGTTGGAATCGGAATGATTTTAGGCATAGCTGCCTTCTCCTATCCTGTCAATCTGCTGCTGGACAACTACAAAGTGATTGTCCTTTGGGGATTTGCCGGAGCTATCATCGGAACTGTTCCCAGCCTTATTAAAGAGTCTGTCGCTAAAAGTGAGCGTGATCGGATTGATATTCTCGTTTTCTGGGTCAGCCTCATCCTTTCAGGAATCTTTCTTTATTCCTTAAATGGGATGATCGGCACCTTGCCAGCTAACTTTCTCTCTTTTGTCTTGGCAGGAGCCTTGATTGCGCTGGGCATTTTAATTCCTGGACTCAGTCCGTCCAACCTTCTCCTGATTTTAGGTCTCTATGCCCCTATGCTGAACGGCTTCCGCAAACTGGATCTCTTGGGCACCTTTCTTCCTATCGGAATCGGAGGCGCCTTGGCTCTGATTCTCTTCTCTAAGCTGATGGATTATATTTTGAAAAACTACTACTCTCGTGTCTATCACTTTATCATTGGCATCGTCCTATCCAGTACACTTCTCATTCTAGTGCCTCAAGCAGGAAACAGCGAAAGCATTAGCTATAATGGAGTTTCTATATTGACACTTGTCCTTGCAGCCTTTTTCTTCGGTCTGGGAACCTGGCTGGGACTCTGGATGTCACAATTAGAAGAGAGATATACTAATGGCTAA
- a CDS encoding glycosyl hydrolase family 25, whose product MRKRIKPLAILIFFASFIAFILISKQITDSQEKQAQAKISQTKQTPSSSKKEETSDDSSLDEEFISRPIIDISGWQLPSEINYDLLAQNVSGVIVRVHSGAQAKKENAATHLNGLDKSYERHIKEFQKRNIPVAVYAYVAANSKKEMEKEAESFYKASAKYHPTYYWLDVEEKTMSDMNAGVEAFRAKLESLGVKNIGIYIGTYFMEEHSISTDKFTAIWIPTYGNDDGYYNAAPNTELDYDLHQYTSQGQLTGFSHYLDLNQLSTLKDQTATYQKLFTVPKESQ is encoded by the coding sequence ATGAGGAAGAGGATTAAACCGCTTGCAATCCTAATTTTCTTTGCTTCTTTTATCGCTTTTATTTTGATAAGCAAGCAAATTACTGACTCTCAGGAAAAGCAAGCACAGGCAAAAATTTCACAAACTAAACAAACTCCAAGTTCCTCAAAAAAAGAGGAAACATCTGACGATTCGTCCTTGGATGAAGAGTTTATTTCCAGACCAATCATTGACATTTCTGGCTGGCAGCTGCCAAGTGAGATTAATTACGACTTACTCGCACAGAATGTTTCGGGAGTCATTGTCCGTGTTCATAGTGGAGCGCAGGCAAAAAAAGAAAACGCAGCAACCCATCTGAATGGTCTGGACAAGTCTTATGAAAGACATATCAAAGAATTTCAAAAGCGCAACATCCCTGTTGCTGTCTATGCCTACGTGGCCGCTAATAGCAAAAAGGAAATGGAAAAAGAAGCTGAAAGTTTCTACAAGGCTTCTGCCAAGTACCATCCAACCTATTATTGGCTAGACGTCGAAGAAAAGACCATGTCTGACATGAATGCTGGAGTTGAAGCTTTCCGAGCCAAGCTAGAGTCACTTGGTGTTAAAAATATTGGTATCTATATTGGAACTTATTTTATGGAGGAACACAGTATCTCTACTGATAAGTTCACAGCAATTTGGATTCCGACTTATGGTAATGACGACGGCTACTACAATGCCGCACCAAATACTGAACTAGATTACGACTTGCATCAGTACACATCACAAGGTCAGCTGACTGGTTTCTCTCATTATCTTGATTTGAACCAGCTGTCAACCTTGAAAGACCAGACAGCTACTTATCAAAAGCTATTTACAGTTCCTAAAGAAAGCCAATAG
- a CDS encoding glutathione peroxidase: protein MTDIYDIEIQKQDGSPQKMSDYKGKILLIVNTATGCGFTPQYQELQELYERYQKDGFEILDFPCNQFGQQAPGDAAEINSFCSFNYGTTFPRFAKIDVNGPHTAPLFDWLKKEKGGLLGENIKWNFTKFLINRDGKVVKRFSPQTSPQKIEEFIQKLL, encoded by the coding sequence ATGACAGACATTTATGATATCGAAATCCAAAAACAAGACGGAAGTCCGCAAAAAATGAGTGATTATAAAGGAAAGATTCTGCTGATTGTCAATACAGCGACCGGCTGCGGCTTCACTCCTCAGTATCAAGAACTGCAGGAACTCTATGAGCGCTATCAGAAAGACGGATTTGAAATCCTGGATTTCCCCTGCAATCAGTTTGGCCAGCAGGCCCCTGGAGACGCTGCAGAAATCAACAGCTTTTGCAGCTTCAACTACGGAACGACCTTTCCTCGATTTGCTAAGATTGATGTCAACGGTCCTCATACCGCTCCTCTCTTTGACTGGCTCAAAAAAGAAAAGGGCGGTCTTCTGGGCGAAAACATCAAGTGGAATTTCACAAAGTTTCTGATCAACCGAGATGGCAAAGTTGTCAAACGCTTCTCCCCACAAACTTCTCCTCAAAAGATTGAAGAGTTCATTCAAAAGCTATTATAA
- a CDS encoding FtsW/RodA/SpoVE family cell cycle protein — protein sequence MKIDKKHLLNYSILIPYLILSVLGLIVVYSTTSPTLIQAGGNGFGMVLNQGIFWIISLFIIALLYRIRLGFLKKGSILTIVIFAEIILLLLSRFITGTINGAHGWLKIGAFSIQPAEYLKIILVWYLAFRFTKRQEEIKVYDYQALTHNHWFPKAFNDWRTMVAILIGIVAIMPDLGNATILFLTVVIMIAVSGIGYRWFSTMLGAIVSVSGLVLASIWLIGVERVAKIPVFGYVAKRFSAFFNPFKDLSGSGHQLANSYYAMSNGGWFGLGLGNSIEKRGYLPEAHTDFVFSIVIEEFGFFGASLILALLFFLILRIILVGIRAKNPFNSMMALGIGGMILMQTFINIGGISGLIPSTGVTFPFLSQGGNSLLVLSVAIALVLNIDANERRDALYEQMEAEAQGRSEEV from the coding sequence ATGAAAATTGACAAGAAGCACTTGTTGAATTATTCCATCTTGATTCCCTATTTGATTTTATCTGTTTTGGGATTGATTGTGGTCTATTCAACGACGAGCCCTACCTTGATTCAGGCCGGAGGAAATGGTTTTGGGATGGTCTTGAATCAGGGGATTTTTTGGATAATAAGTCTCTTTATAATTGCGCTCCTATATAGAATCCGCTTGGGTTTCTTAAAAAAAGGAAGTATCCTGACTATAGTTATCTTTGCTGAGATTATCCTCTTGCTTTTATCTCGTTTTATAACAGGGACGATCAACGGCGCTCATGGTTGGCTCAAGATTGGAGCTTTCAGTATTCAGCCTGCTGAGTATTTGAAGATTATTCTGGTCTGGTATCTAGCTTTTCGCTTCACAAAGAGGCAGGAGGAGATAAAGGTCTATGACTATCAAGCCCTGACTCACAACCATTGGTTTCCTAAAGCCTTTAACGACTGGCGGACCATGGTGGCTATTCTGATTGGGATTGTAGCTATTATGCCAGACCTTGGAAATGCAACTATTCTATTTTTGACCGTCGTGATAATGATAGCTGTTAGCGGGATTGGCTATCGATGGTTTTCTACGATGCTGGGAGCCATTGTTAGTGTTTCCGGCTTGGTTCTAGCTAGCATTTGGTTGATTGGGGTTGAGCGCGTGGCCAAGATTCCAGTCTTTGGGTATGTGGCTAAGCGTTTCAGCGCTTTCTTCAATCCCTTCAAGGATCTGTCTGGTTCAGGCCACCAATTGGCTAATTCCTACTATGCTATGAGTAATGGCGGCTGGTTTGGTCTAGGCTTGGGTAACTCTATTGAAAAGCGTGGCTATTTGCCAGAAGCTCATACGGACTTTGTATTTTCTATCGTGATAGAAGAGTTTGGTTTCTTTGGTGCCAGTCTGATTCTGGCCTTACTCTTTTTCCTGATTCTGAGAATTATCTTGGTAGGGATTCGGGCCAAGAATCCATTTAACTCCATGATGGCTTTGGGAATTGGCGGTATGATACTCATGCAGACCTTCATCAATATCGGTGGAATTTCAGGTCTCATTCCTTCTACAGGAGTAACCTTCCCCTTCCTATCGCAAGGAGGGAACAGTCTTCTGGTCTTGTCAGTAGCCATCGCCTTGGTACTCAATATTGATGCCAACGAGCGCCGTGATGCCCTGTATGAGCAAATGGAAGCGGAGGCGCAAGGCCGGTCTGAGGAAGTTTAA
- a CDS encoding phosphoenolpyruvate carboxylase: MSFNKLESYSNKEVIREEVAILTDLLADITRNLLSPETFEKISLMEELAVNSKYHELKAIVEELTTDEMVYISRYFSILPLLINISEDVDLAYEINHHNNINQDYLGKLSTTIDLISTRENAQEILENLNVVPVLTAHPTQVQRKTILDLTNHIHSLLRQHRDVKAGLVNEKKWLGNLRRYIELMMQTDMIREKKLKVTNEITNVMEYYNSSFLQAITNFMVEYRRLAEERGIKLDNPKPITMGMWIGGDRDGNPFVTAETLKLSATLQSEVILNYYIDKVYTLYRTFSLSTNLSETSQAVAEMAALSTDKSVYRENEPYRRAFHYIQSKLIQTLLYLKEGNFSTDGQRLTDRAEERLSAKANLSVSNKGREIIPNYIQSRISETLTELKKEETPSYKTAQEFKEDLQVIYDSLIEHHGEALVSGDLTELLQAVDVFGFFLASIDMRQDSSVHEACVAELLASANIVQDYSSLSEEEKCQVLLKQLLEDPRILSATHEPKSELLQKELEIFKTARQLKDAIGEEVIKQNIISHSTSVSDLLELAIMLKEVGLIDENGARVQIVPLFETIEDLDNSCDTMEKYLSLPIAQKWIASKDNYQEIMLGYSDSNKDGGYLSSCWTLYKAQQQLTAIGDQFGVKITFFHGRGGTVGRGGGPTYEAITSQPLRSINDRIRLTEQGEVIGNKYGNKDAAYYNLEMLVSAAINRMVTHKKSDSHTSDKYERIMDQVVNRSYQIYRDLVFGDERFYDYFFESSPIKAISSFNIGSRPAARKTITEIGGLRAIPWVFSWSQSRVMFPGWYGVGSSFKEFIDEDPENNLAFLQFMYKRWPFFKSLLSNVDMVLSKSNMNIAFEYAQLCEDQNVRDIFNIILDEWQLTKDVILEIEGHDELLAENTYLRDSLDYRMPYFNVLNYIQLELIKRQRNGQLTPDQEKLIHITINGIATGLRNSG, encoded by the coding sequence ATGTCATTTAATAAATTAGAAAGCTACAGCAATAAAGAAGTAATTCGAGAAGAAGTCGCTATTTTGACAGACTTACTTGCCGATATTACTCGGAATCTTCTCAGCCCTGAGACCTTTGAAAAAATCTCCCTCATGGAAGAGCTGGCTGTCAACTCCAAATATCATGAGTTAAAAGCAATTGTAGAAGAACTAACAACAGATGAAATGGTCTATATCTCCCGCTATTTCTCTATTTTGCCGCTCTTGATTAATATCTCAGAAGACGTTGACCTGGCTTATGAAATCAATCATCATAACAATATTAATCAAGATTATCTTGGGAAGCTGTCAACAACCATTGACCTGATTTCAACGCGGGAAAATGCTCAGGAAATTCTGGAAAACCTGAATGTTGTGCCAGTACTGACAGCTCACCCGACTCAGGTTCAGCGCAAGACCATTCTAGACTTAACCAATCATATCCATAGTCTACTGCGCCAGCATCGTGATGTTAAGGCTGGCCTCGTCAACGAGAAGAAGTGGCTAGGAAATCTCCGCCGCTATATTGAGCTTATGATGCAGACAGATATGATCCGTGAGAAGAAGCTGAAAGTAACCAATGAGATTACCAACGTCATGGAGTACTATAACAGCTCTTTCCTGCAAGCTATCACCAACTTTATGGTTGAATACAGACGCTTGGCAGAAGAGCGAGGTATCAAGCTGGATAATCCTAAGCCTATTACCATGGGAATGTGGATTGGCGGTGACCGGGATGGCAATCCTTTTGTAACAGCAGAAACCTTGAAACTATCAGCCACCCTCCAGAGTGAAGTCATCCTCAACTATTATATTGACAAGGTTTATACACTCTATCGCACCTTCTCGCTCTCGACCAACCTATCAGAAACTAGCCAGGCAGTAGCAGAAATGGCAGCTCTGTCTACAGACAAGTCTGTTTATCGGGAAAACGAGCCTTACCGTCGAGCTTTCCACTATATCCAGTCTAAGTTGATTCAGACCTTGCTTTACCTTAAAGAAGGCAACTTTTCAACTGACGGTCAGCGATTGACTGACCGAGCTGAGGAAAGATTGTCTGCAAAGGCCAACCTTTCTGTCAGCAATAAAGGAAGAGAAATCATCCCTAATTATATCCAGTCTCGTATCAGCGAGACCCTGACTGAGCTAAAGAAGGAGGAGACACCTTCTTACAAAACAGCTCAGGAATTTAAAGAAGACTTGCAGGTCATTTATGATTCTCTTATCGAACATCATGGGGAAGCCTTGGTAAGTGGCGACTTGACTGAACTTCTTCAAGCGGTTGATGTTTTTGGCTTCTTCTTGGCCAGCATTGATATGCGGCAGGATTCCAGCGTTCATGAAGCCTGTGTGGCTGAACTCTTGGCTTCGGCTAATATTGTTCAGGATTATAGCAGTCTGTCGGAAGAAGAAAAATGCCAGGTTCTCCTCAAACAGCTGCTTGAAGATCCTCGTATTTTATCAGCTACCCATGAGCCTAAATCCGAACTCCTGCAAAAAGAACTGGAGATTTTCAAAACAGCTCGTCAGCTAAAAGATGCTATTGGTGAGGAAGTGATTAAGCAGAATATTATCTCTCACTCGACCAGTGTATCAGATTTACTTGAGTTGGCCATTATGCTCAAGGAAGTGGGGCTGATTGATGAAAATGGTGCTCGTGTTCAGATTGTTCCGCTCTTTGAGACCATTGAGGACTTGGACAATTCCTGCGATACCATGGAGAAATACCTGTCTCTTCCGATTGCACAGAAGTGGATAGCCTCTAAAGACAATTATCAAGAAATCATGCTGGGCTATTCAGACAGTAATAAGGACGGTGGCTACCTTTCTTCTTGCTGGACTCTCTATAAGGCTCAGCAGCAGTTGACAGCTATCGGTGATCAATTTGGCGTGAAAATCACCTTCTTCCATGGCCGTGGAGGTACAGTGGGACGTGGTGGCGGCCCAACCTACGAAGCCATCACTTCTCAGCCACTTCGCAGTATCAATGACCGGATCCGTCTGACCGAGCAAGGGGAAGTCATTGGCAATAAATATGGAAACAAAGATGCAGCCTACTATAACTTGGAAATGCTGGTGTCTGCTGCCATTAACCGTATGGTAACTCATAAGAAGAGCGATAGTCATACGTCTGATAAATATGAGCGGATCATGGACCAAGTAGTTAATCGCAGTTATCAGATTTACCGTGATTTGGTCTTTGGCGACGAGCGTTTTTACGATTACTTCTTCGAATCCAGTCCGATCAAGGCTATCTCTAGCTTTAATATCGGTTCTCGTCCAGCTGCCCGTAAAACCATCACTGAAATCGGCGGCCTCAGAGCTATTCCATGGGTCTTCTCATGGTCTCAAAGTCGAGTTATGTTCCCAGGATGGTATGGTGTTGGGTCTAGCTTTAAAGAATTCATTGATGAAGACCCAGAAAATAACTTAGCCTTTCTGCAATTTATGTATAAGAGATGGCCTTTCTTCAAGTCACTCTTGTCAAATGTAGATATGGTTCTGTCTAAGTCAAATATGAATATCGCTTTTGAGTATGCGCAGCTTTGCGAAGATCAGAATGTGCGTGATATTTTCAATATTATCTTGGATGAGTGGCAGTTGACTAAGGATGTCATTTTAGAGATTGAAGGTCATGATGAGCTCCTAGCAGAAAACACTTATCTAAGAGACAGCTTGGACTACCGCATGCCTTATTTCAATGTTTTGAACTATATCCAGCTAGAGCTAATCAAGCGTCAGCGAAATGGCCAGCTTACACCAGATCAAGAAAAGCTGATTCACATTACTATCAACGGTATTGCGACTGGTCTGAGAAACTCTGGCTAA
- the tuf gene encoding elongation factor Tu: protein MAKEKYDRSKPHVNIGTIGHVDHGKTTLTAAITTVLARRLPSAVNQPKDYASIDAAPEERERGITINTAHVEYETAKRHYAHIDAPGHADYVKNMITGAAQMDGAILVVASTDGPMPQTREHILLSRQVGVKHLIVFMNKVDLVDDEELLELVEMEIRDLLSEYDFPGDDLPVIQGSALKALEGDSKFEDIIMELMDTVDEYIPEPERDTDKPLLLPVEDVFSITGRGTVASGRIDRGIVKVNDEIEIVGIKEEIQKAVVTGVEMFRKQLDEGLAGDNVGVLLRGIQRDEIERGQVIAKPGSINPHTKFKGEVYILTKEEGGRHTPFFNNYRPQFYFRTTDVTGSIELPAGTEMVMPGDNVTIDVELIHPIAVEQGTTFSIREGGRTVGSGMVTEIEA from the coding sequence ATGGCAAAAGAAAAATACGATCGTAGTAAACCACACGTTAACATTGGTACTATCGGACACGTTGACCACGGTAAAACTACTTTGACTGCAGCTATCACAACTGTATTGGCACGTCGCTTGCCTTCAGCAGTTAACCAACCTAAAGACTATGCGTCTATCGATGCTGCTCCAGAAGAACGCGAACGCGGAATCACCATCAACACTGCGCACGTTGAGTATGAAACTGCTAAGCGTCACTACGCTCACATTGACGCTCCAGGACACGCGGACTACGTTAAAAACATGATCACTGGTGCCGCTCAAATGGACGGAGCTATCCTTGTAGTAGCTTCAACTGACGGACCAATGCCACAAACTCGTGAGCACATCTTGCTTTCACGTCAGGTTGGTGTTAAGCACTTGATCGTCTTCATGAACAAAGTTGACTTGGTTGACGATGAAGAATTGCTTGAATTGGTTGAAATGGAAATCCGTGACCTCTTGTCAGAATACGATTTCCCAGGTGACGATCTTCCAGTTATCCAAGGTTCAGCTCTTAAAGCTCTTGAAGGTGACTCTAAATTTGAAGACATCATCATGGAATTGATGGACACTGTTGATGAGTACATCCCAGAACCAGAACGCGATACAGACAAGCCATTGCTTCTTCCAGTCGAAGACGTATTCTCTATCACTGGTCGTGGTACAGTTGCTTCAGGACGTATCGACCGTGGTATCGTTAAAGTCAACGACGAAATCGAAATCGTTGGTATCAAAGAAGAAATCCAAAAAGCAGTTGTTACTGGTGTTGAAATGTTCCGTAAACAGCTTGACGAAGGTCTTGCAGGGGACAACGTAGGTGTGCTTCTCCGTGGTATCCAACGTGATGAAATCGAACGTGGACAAGTTATCGCTAAACCAGGTTCAATCAACCCACACACTAAATTCAAGGGTGAAGTTTATATCCTTACTAAAGAAGAAGGCGGACGTCACACTCCATTCTTCAACAACTACCGTCCACAGTTCTACTTCCGTACAACTGACGTTACAGGTTCAATCGAACTTCCAGCAGGTACTGAAATGGTAATGCCTGGTGATAACGTAACAATCGACGTTGAGTTGATCCACCCAATCGCCGTTGAACAAGGTACTACTTTCTCTATCCGTGAAGGTGGACGTACCGTTGGTTCAGGTATGGTTACAGAAATCGAAGCTTAA